The window ATGCCCAGGCTGCACCCTTATCGGCACGGGACTTGTCCAATCCTGTTTCGGCATTGAAGGGCAACAAGGCAGAAGCCTTCTTCAGGTCTTCGATACAGTAATCCAGCACAGCGGCTTCAGGGGAACGACCAATAGGTTCCACTTTGGTGGGGTCTTTCAGGGATTCCTTAGTAAGAATGGGATCACCCCAAACCTTATTGATGTAGAAATAGGTGAAGGCGCGAAGGAAATGTCCCTCTCCCAGCAACCTGTTCTTCTCTTCCCATCCGCCATCGAACTCGTCCACACCAATCCTGGCAGTATTCTCAACGATCAGGTGGGTCTGGTTAACAATGGTGTAGAACCTGGTCCAGTTGTGTACGGTCTGTTCCAGGTAAGGCGCATAACTGAAACGGAAACGCCGTTGGTAAAGCAGGTCCTGGTAATTCCAGAAGGTGCCGGCATCCAGCCAGAACTCATCTGCCGGCAGGTCACCAAAAACGAAATAGCTGCGGTCCTGCTGGAAGGCATTACGGATCTGTCCATAAGCACCGCTGATGGCCTTCTCCACGTTCTCGCCACTGGTCCAGAATACCTGGTCATAAGTGGCATCTTCTGGCTCCAGGTTGATATACTTCGTGCAGGAACCAAGGCCAAGGCTGGCGATGGCTGCACCAATGAGGAGCAACTTCAACCTTGCCGTTCCAAATATTGTGGGATGATACATTTTCATTGTTCAAGTTTTTGTTAGAAGGTCACTTCAAATCCTAAGGTGTACTTGCGGGGCAGTGGATAGGCGGTACCACGGTATTCTCCCTGCGGACTCACCAGTTCTGCATCCGGGACACTCGCCTGCTGGAAAGTGTAGATATTGTCCACGATGCTGTAGATCCTTGCGCCCTGCAGACCAATACGCTTCAATAAAGAAGGGTTGAAGTTGTAGCCCATGCTGATATTCCTGATCTTGAAATAACTGCCGTTCTCATTCCACAAAGTGCTGAAGGGAAGGAACTGGTAGTAGTTCGGGCCATAAGGATTCAGGCTGGGGAAGTCTGCTGAACCGGTCTTGTCCTTGCCCGCCATGGTGGGCACCCAATAGTTGAATTGGGAAAGGTCTGGCAAGCGCTGCGACGCAAAATTGTTGATGTCTCCGAAGTTCCACACGTTCTGGAATTGCGAGGACAAATGGTTATTGATGATATCCCTTCCGAAGGTGTAGGTGCAGAGGATACCCAGGGAGAATCCTTTCCAGGTGAATTCATTGTACAAGCCACCAACCACTTTTGGATTGGGATCACCTGTGGCAACGAGGTCACCTTTCGCTTCACCCTTGTCTTCATCACTCCATACATCCCAGTCCTGGTTCACATCGGTCCATATGGGGAATCCGGGCTGTACCGGGTAATAGGTTTTGAAATAGGTGAGGCGTTGGCCGGTCAAGGGATTCACCGGGATCTCACCCATACGGTTGTACACACCGTTGTACTGCATCTGCGCCCAGGTATAGATCGGCTGGCCTACGGCGAAGATCAGCTCCTGGTTATAGTTGTAAGAGCTGGAGTAGAAGGTCCTGTTACCATTGGGCAGTGAAGCGATCCTGTTCTTGTTGAAGGACATGTTCAGGTTCGTGGTCCACTGCACCGCACTGTTCCTGGGAAGGTTGCGGGTCTGGATCTGCAGGTCAACCCCTTCGTTCAGGATATTCAACGGCGCATTGTAGGTCTGCGAAGTGTAACCAGTATAGAATGGGAAGGGCAGGTTCAGGATGGGGTTCAGCGAGTTCCTGCGATAGGCATCAACGGTGATGTTCACCCGATTATTAAACATGAATAGGTCGAAGCCAATGTTCAACTGGTTCGATTTGTTCCAGGTAAGGTTGGGCAGTGTCAATGGCTTATTGAAGGAAGGAGTCGCCATCACAATACCGTTATAGGTTCCCTGGTTTACATTCCATACGTTGAAAGGCGCATAGAAATCCTCCGGCATGGTCCCGGACAGACCATAGCTTCCCCTGATCTTGAAGAGATCGATCCAGTTGAAGCGCTCCATGAACTTTTCCTCCGACAGGATATAGGCTGCCGATACGGAGGGGAAATAACCCCATTTGGAATCCTGGCCGAATCGGGAAGAAGCATCTGCCCTCCAGGAGGCGTTCAGGATATACTTCTGCTTGTAGTCATAGGACAACTGGCCCATGAAAGAAAGCAACCCTGATTGCTGTGCATAGGAATAACCATATAGGTCACGTTGGGGCACACCCGAAACCACCTGGATGTTCTCATCGGGTACATTGAACCCTTCGAGGCTGCTACCCTGCTTGTCATCCAGCTGGAAACTCTGTGTCAATACCACCCCAAAATTATGGCCCTTGCCCAGGGTCTTGCTTCCGGTGAGCACGTTGGCCAGGTAGTACTGGAAATAATTGTTCTGGAAGGAAGCGGCATAGGACCTGCCATCGGGCGTGATCTCCTTGGGCTGGAACCTGTTCCTGCGATCGGCAGTGGAACTGAGTGATCCCTGGAAAGAGTACTGCAATCCCCTTACGATATCGTAATTGGCCTGTACATAGGCGGTAAAGGCATCAGATTGGTTCTTGTCCTTCTGCTTGTCATAACCGCCATAATAGAATGCCTTATCCTCATCGGTAAGGGCATAGAAGGATGCCGGCATGGTAGCGGCATTGATGGGAACGATATCATTCCTTCCCCTTCCCAGTCCGCGCTTGCGGTCGAGGCGCGTAGCAGAAAGGTTCAGGTTGATGTTGAATTTCTTGCTCACCCTGAAATCGAAATTTCCCCTGATCGAAAAACGCTTGAAGCCGGTCTGGCGGATGATCCCTTCTTCATCATAATAGTTGATGCCGAGGCGATAGTTTACAGTCTCATTTCCCGCCGACACACTCATATCGGCATTGTTCACCTTACCATCCTGGTAAAAGAGATCCTGCCAGTCGGTGGCATTATTGAAGGCCGGGTTCAAACTATCAGACAATACCTGGGGAATATTGGCGAGGTTCTGGTAAGTACCATAATCCCGCATCAGTCCCAGCTTCTGCCAGCGTTCTTCAGCACCTGCTACCGTCCGCATCAGTTCAGGCTTCTTGGTCAGGCCGGTGTAGAAAGAAAATCGCAGCTGTGGCTTACCGGTACGGCCGCGCTTGGTCTTGATTACGATCACGCCATTGGCGCCCCTTGATCCCCATACGGCAGTAGCGGCAGCATCCTTCTGCACCACAATACTTTCAATATCGTTGATGTTAATGCCTGCCAGGTAGTTCGTACCCGTGCTGGAAGTGCTCTCCAGGTCAGTAACGGAAATGGGAATTCCATCAATTACATAGAGTGGCGTACTCAGCGTCCTCGCATCATCCAATCCACCGTTCAGGTCGGTCACAATGGTGGAGTTACCGCGCACGGTAAAGGTGTTGCGCACACCGGGTTCGCCGGAAAAATTCTGGATGTTCACACCGGAAACCTTTCCCTGCAGGAGCTGCTCGAAACTTGGTGCAGGCATGTTCTCAATGGATTTGCCTGATACCACCTGCACGGAACTCGTGGTCTTCTTGAGTGATTGTTTCTGGTAACCTACCACCACCACATCATTCAATTGGCGGCCTCCTTTCTCGATCAGTCGCACACTGATACTCTGCTGTGTTTCACCAACAGTAATGACCTGCGGTTCATACTCGACAAAGGAAATGGTAAGGACCTGTTTGCCTCCCGGCAGGGACAATTGAAAACGTCCCGAAGCATCGGTAAGGGTGGAAGCCGATCCTCCTTTGAGGGAGATGGTTGCCCCTTCCAATGGTTGACCGTTCTTTTGCTCCAGTACTATTCCTGTTACCACACGGTCCTGTGCCAGGAGTGTACTGACAGGAAAGAGCAGCAGCAGCAGAAGGCCGATGAACATCAATGATGGCGATCTACGCATAAGCATGTTGTTAGGTTTGGTTTTTGATTCTTGAACTGAAATAAAAATCAAGATTTTTTAACACAATAACTAGCGTAGAAACCGCTCCAGAACTGAAACACAGCTATGCAAACGTTTGATATTTCAAGTCAAACGTTTGCGCAATTTTTTCAATATCTCGACATTGAAAGCAGAAATGTGGTGTTTAGGTTCGAAGCATTTTTGGTGATGGGAAAATTGTTCTTAAGTCTTCCTTTTATGAACAACAGAAATGTGTTTAACCAATGGAAAAATTCAATGGTGAATGATACAGGTCAATGGTGAAAAAATGAAGCTGGTCAATAATATCAATCGATTGCGCAATTTTTAACAGCAGTAAAAACGGTAATTATGCGATATTAACAGGGTGATATCGGGTAGTTGTTCTATATAACTTGCTATCCCTATTATTTATACCATAAGTATTTTGAAAGGAAACTACGGTCCTTGAAAACCTTAAAGGAAGAAAGGTAAATGGTTGATCTATGTCGTTAAAGAAGTTACCTACCATAAAGGAAATAGCACAGCAGTTGAACATATCCGTTTCCACTGTATCAAGGGCATTGCATGACCATCCCAGCATAGGGCTGCGGACAAAAATGAGGGTGCGCAAACTGGCAGAGGACCTGGGTTATGAGCCCAACCAGACCGCTATATTCTTCAAGCAAAGGAAGACATTTACCATAGGGGTGATCCTGCCTTACCTAATTGAGGACTTTTTTGCGGGAGCCATTAGCGGTATTGAGGAAGTGGCCAATGCACACAAATACAATGTACTCATTGGTCAGTCGCACGATGATGTGGAACGCGAAAAGGCCATCCTGACCGCATTCAAGAACCAGCGCGTGGATGGCATCATCGTTTCCCTTTCCAAGCACACCAAGAACCTCGATCATTTCAGGGCCATGGAGAAATACCAGATTCCTGTGGTTTTCTTTGACAGGGTTCCAGCTTCCAATGAATTCGATAAGGTGGCTTTCGATATGCCCGATGGCACTTTCCATGCCATCTCCTACCTGATGGAAAAAGGGCATCGCCGGATCGGTATCATCAATGGCCCGGAAGAAATGAAATCCTCCAAGGAACGGACGGATACCTATATGAAGGTGCATGAGAAAAAGCGCCTGAAGATCGACCTAACCCTGGTAGCCTATTGCGACCTTACCAGGGAAGGAACATGGAAGGCGATGG is drawn from Flavihumibacter rivuli and contains these coding sequences:
- a CDS encoding LacI family DNA-binding transcriptional regulator, whose translation is MSLKKLPTIKEIAQQLNISVSTVSRALHDHPSIGLRTKMRVRKLAEDLGYEPNQTAIFFKQRKTFTIGVILPYLIEDFFAGAISGIEEVANAHKYNVLIGQSHDDVEREKAILTAFKNQRVDGIIVSLSKHTKNLDHFRAMEKYQIPVVFFDRVPASNEFDKVAFDMPDGTFHAISYLMEKGHRRIGIINGPEEMKSSKERTDTYMKVHEKKRLKIDLTLVAYCDLTREGTWKAMESLMSLRQPPTAILAINDYVALDAIQYAKANKRKNNKDIFFVSYANLPITRYLDNPPMASIEQYPQKQGAKAAELLLHRLNAGEEEQLPFQNILIQGELVIHKKT
- a CDS encoding SusC/RagA family TonB-linked outer membrane protein, which translates into the protein MLMRRSPSLMFIGLLLLLLFPVSTLLAQDRVVTGIVLEQKNGQPLEGATISLKGGSASTLTDASGRFQLSLPGGKQVLTISFVEYEPQVITVGETQQSISVRLIEKGGRQLNDVVVVGYQKQSLKKTTSSVQVVSGKSIENMPAPSFEQLLQGKVSGVNIQNFSGEPGVRNTFTVRGNSTIVTDLNGGLDDARTLSTPLYVIDGIPISVTDLESTSSTGTNYLAGININDIESIVVQKDAAATAVWGSRGANGVIVIKTKRGRTGKPQLRFSFYTGLTKKPELMRTVAGAEERWQKLGLMRDYGTYQNLANIPQVLSDSLNPAFNNATDWQDLFYQDGKVNNADMSVSAGNETVNYRLGINYYDEEGIIRQTGFKRFSIRGNFDFRVSKKFNINLNLSATRLDRKRGLGRGRNDIVPINAATMPASFYALTDEDKAFYYGGYDKQKDKNQSDAFTAYVQANYDIVRGLQYSFQGSLSSTADRRNRFQPKEITPDGRSYAASFQNNYFQYYLANVLTGSKTLGKGHNFGVVLTQSFQLDDKQGSSLEGFNVPDENIQVVSGVPQRDLYGYSYAQQSGLLSFMGQLSYDYKQKYILNASWRADASSRFGQDSKWGYFPSVSAAYILSEEKFMERFNWIDLFKIRGSYGLSGTMPEDFYAPFNVWNVNQGTYNGIVMATPSFNKPLTLPNLTWNKSNQLNIGFDLFMFNNRVNITVDAYRRNSLNPILNLPFPFYTGYTSQTYNAPLNILNEGVDLQIQTRNLPRNSAVQWTTNLNMSFNKNRIASLPNGNRTFYSSSYNYNQELIFAVGQPIYTWAQMQYNGVYNRMGEIPVNPLTGQRLTYFKTYYPVQPGFPIWTDVNQDWDVWSDEDKGEAKGDLVATGDPNPKVVGGLYNEFTWKGFSLGILCTYTFGRDIINNHLSSQFQNVWNFGDINNFASQRLPDLSQFNYWVPTMAGKDKTGSADFPSLNPYGPNYYQFLPFSTLWNENGSYFKIRNISMGYNFNPSLLKRIGLQGARIYSIVDNIYTFQQASVPDAELVSPQGEYRGTAYPLPRKYTLGFEVTF